From Musa acuminata AAA Group cultivar baxijiao chromosome BXJ3-8, Cavendish_Baxijiao_AAA, whole genome shotgun sequence, one genomic window encodes:
- the LOC103995155 gene encoding p-coumarate 3-hydroxylase yields MADLLPLLPMDPSLLPPALAALAVLLALYIRFRVRLPPGPRRWPVVGNLYDIKPVRFRCFAEWAQTYGPIMSVWFGTTLNVVVSSSELAREVLKEKDQQLADRPRSRSAARFSRDGQDLIWADYGPHYVKVRKVCNLELFSPKRLEALRPIREDEVTAMVESIFHACSHPEKIGKSLVLKDHLSAVAFNNITRLAFGKRFVNPDGSTDEQGVEFKTIVSNGHKFGASLSLAEYVSWLQWLCPLDVEAYDKHSARRDRLTKIIMEEHTQARYKGGAKDHFVDALLTLKDQYDLSEDTIIGLLWDMITAGMDTTVISVEWAMSEIVRNPRVQRKIQDELDRVIGQERIMNETDFASLPYLQCVVKESLRLHPPTPLMLPHKANANVKIGGYDIPKGSNVIVNVWAIARDPKTWKNPLEYRPERFLEEDIDIKGRDFRVLPFGTGRRVCPGAQLGINLVTSMLGHLLHHFSWTLPDGVKPEDVDMTETPGMVTFMQTPLRAVATPRLPSHLYLRVPSEI; encoded by the exons ATGGCGGATCTGCTGCCGCTACTGCCCATGGATCCCTCCCTCCTCCCCCCCGCCCTCGCTGCCCTCGCGGTCCTCCTCGCCCTCTACATCCGGTTCCGCGTCCGGCTGCCCCCCGGCCCCCGCCGCTGGCCCGTCGTCGGCAACCTCTACGACATCAAGCCGGTCCGCTTCCGGTGCTTCGCGGAGTGGGCGCAGACGTACGGCCCGATCATGTCGGTGTGGTTCGGCACTACCCTCAACGTGGTGGTGTCCAGCTCCGAGCTGGCGCGCGAGGTGCTCAAGGAGAAGGACCAGCAGCTGGCGGACCGCCCCCGCTCCCGCTCCGCCGCCCGCTTCAGCCGCGATGGCCAGGACCTCATCTGGGCCGACTACGGCCCCCACTACGTCAAGGTCCGCAAGGTCTGCAACCTCGAGCTCTTCTCCCCCAAGCGCCTCGAGGCGCTCCGCCCCATCCGCGAGGACGAGGTTACCGCGATGGTCGAGTCCATCTTCCATGCCTGCTCCCACCCTG AGAAGATAGGGAAGAGCTTGGTGCTGAAGGACCATCTCTCGGCGGTGGCGTTCAACAACATCACGAGGCTCGCGTTCGGGAAGCGATTCGTGAACCCGGACGGTTCTACCGACGAACAAGGAGTGGAGTTCAAGACCATCGTCTCTAACGGCCACAAGTTTGGTGCCTCGCTCTCCCTCGCCGAGTACGTCTCGTGGTTGCAGTGGCTGTGCCCGCTCGACGTCGAGGCCTACGACAAGCACAGCGCTCGCCGGGATCGCCTCACCAAGATCATCATGGAGGAGCACACGCAAGCTCGGTACAAGGGCGGCGCCAAGGATCACTTCGTCGACGCGCTGCTCACGCTCAAGGACCAGTACGACCTCAGCGAGGACACCATCATCGGCCTCCTTTGG GACATGATCACGGCGGGGATGGACACGACGGTGATATCAGTGGAATGGGCGATGTCTGAGATCGTGAGGAACCCGAGGGTGCAGCGGAAGATCCAGGACGAACTGGACCGCGTCATCGGGCAGGAGCGGATCATGAACGAGACGGACTTCGCCAGCCTCCCCTACCTGCAATGCGTCGTCAAGGAGTCGCTCCGGCTGCACCCCCCGACCCCGCTCATGCTTCCACACAAGGCCAACGCCAACGTCAAGATCGGCGGCTACGACATTCCCAAGGGCTCCAACGTGATCGTCAACGTCTGGGCCATCGCCCGTGACCCCAAGACGTGGAAAAACCCGCTCGAGTACCGGCCCGAGCGGTTCCTGGAAGAGGACATCGACATCAAGGGACGCGACTTCCGGGTGCTGCCGTTCGGCACCGGCCGCCGGGTCTGCCCCGGGGCCCAGCTGGGCATCAACCTGGTCACCTCCATGCTCGGCCACCTGCTGCACCACTTCAGCTGGACTCTGCCGGACGGTGTCAAGCCGGAGGACGTCGACATGACGGAGACTCCGGGGATGGTCACCTTCATGCAGACTCCCTTGCGGGCTGTGGCCACGCCGAGGTTGCCGTCCCACCTGTACCTGCGCGTTCCTTCAGAGATATGA